The sequence ATCATCTTCAGATCGCCGGGGAGCTTCGAGTGAAAACGCATAGGCCGGTCCTCGTGAATATCCATAAAACGGCCTGTCTGAATACCCCTCTCCACAGGAGTGTACCCACACGGACCGCCAACACAGGACGTAAACGCATCAGAACGGAAAAGGTTCCAAAGAAAAAACCCGGCACGAAGGCCGGGTTTTTTGAAGCGATATTGGCGTCTTGGCCTTATGCGGCTTCGTCCTGGGAATCGTCTTCTTCGACGACCTTGCCGCGCTTCGGTCCCTTGTTCAGATTGGTTTCGACAAGGCGAACGGCTTCGGTTTCCGACATCTTGTTGACAGCGGCGATTTCACGCGCCATGCGGTCAAGTGCAGCTTCATAAAGCTGACGTTCGGAATAGGACTGTTCCGGCTGGTTCTCGGCGCGATAGAGATCGCGAACGACCTCTGCGATCGAGATCAGATCGCCGGAATTGATCTTGGCATCGTATTCCTGCGCGCGGCGCGACCACATGGTGCGCTTGACGCGGGCCTTGCCCTGCACGACCTTCAATGCACGCTCGACGAAATCGGTCTCGGAAAGTTTGCGCATGCCGATGCTCATGGCCTTGGCCACCGGAACCTTCAGGCGCATCTTGTCTTTCTCGAAGTCGATCACGAACAGCTCGAGCTTCATGCCTGCGACTTCCTGTTCTTCGATCGCAGTGATCGTGCCGACACCGTGGGCCGGATAAACGATCGCTTCACCAGTCTTGAAGCCATGGCGTGCTGCTGAAGGTTTTTTCTGCTGGGTCGTCATTCTTTTCAAAAACTCCCTGTTATGCGCCCCGTTAGGGCCGGGGTGCCGGGTCAGTCAGGCCCGGATGAGACGGACGTACCGTCGGGTCACTTCATCCTGGTCCAGCCAGACTTATGCAAACAGAAACCCACCCATCGCGATCAGGGACCCGACAACACAATACGTTGATATGTCAAGGAAACCGCGTACGGATTGGTGATTTGCTTTCGTGATGGTTTTGGGCATGCGAAATGCCGCTGTGGATCAGTGTGACGACCCTATCACAAAAATCTGAGGAAATCAATAATTTGCTGCGCACGCGCCAAATTGGCCACGTTGACCAGCCCGCGGCCCAATGGCAGTGATTCGCTTTCTGCAATATCGGCTACACCTTTATCGAAGGCCTGTCACGGCCTTCAATCAGTCGCCCGTACCGGGATTGGCCGAGAAATACTTCTCGAATTTTCCCTGTTCGCCATCCATTTCCTTGGCTTCCGGCATCGGATCGCGCTTGACCGTGATGTTCGGCCAGATGGCAGCATATTCCGCATTGACCTTCAGCCACTTGTCGAGACCCGGTTCCGTATCGGGCTTGATCGCCTCGGCGGGACATTCAGGTTCGCAGACGCCGCAGTCGATGCATTCGTCGGGATGAATGACGAGGAAGTTTTCGCCTTCGTAGAAGCAGTCGACAGGGCAGACTTCCACACAATCGGTATATTTGCAGCGGATGCAATTGTCGGTCACGACATATGTCATGAAGCACTCCAGGAATGTATCTAGCTTCCGCGAATGCGCAACCTGGAACGTCGCGCCCTTTCCACGGAGCCGAACGAACAGACGAATGCATCACACGCAAACGCGCCGTCCGGCTGGTTACCGGCAGGTTGATGGTGAGGTATCGACTTTGTCAGCCAATTTCAAGGACAAACAATCGCAAAACCCCTCCGCAACAGGCAGAGTTTTCTAATCATCGTCGGAGGTGAGGCGATCGATCGCACGCCGATCCCTTTTTGTGGGCCTGCCGCTGCCGGGTGCCCGCAACGCCTGCTCGAACGGGGTGAGGCGTTTTGTCTCATCCGGCGGCGGCGTCAGATCTTCGTAAAGCAGCCTGGCTTCCTCGAAGGGACCTCTGCGCTCGCCGGCCGACCGCACGATCAACACTATATCCCGCCGCTCCAGTGAGAGCTCGATGCGGTCACCGGCCTTGATGCCGAAACTCGGCTGCACGACCCGCTCGCCATTCACCCGGACGCTGCCGTTCTGCACATAGACCTGCGCCAATGAGCGGGATTTCACCATGCGGGCAAAGAACAGCCATTTGTCGATGCGCTGGCGCGAACCGGAAAATGGCTGTTTCTCGTCCGTCATGACCTATTTCTTCATCTGCTCCTTGAGGGCAGCGAGCTTGGCGAAAGGAGAATCCGGATCGATCGGCTTTTCCTTGCGCGGCGGCTTGGCTTCGAAGCGCAACGGCTGCGAGGCACCGCGATTGTTGCGATCATTCCGGTCGCCACGTTCCTGACGATCGCCGCGATTGCCCTGATGCTGCGGACGGCCGCCCTCGCGATTGCCGCGCGGACCCTTGTCATTGCCACGAGCCTCACGATTGTCGCGTCCATCGCGGCGATCACGACCGCCTTCGCGATTGCCTTCACCGGCTGCCTGCTCGCCACCACGGCGATTGCCCTGCTGACCGCGCCCCTCGCCCTGCTGGCCACCGCGACGATCGCCGTGGCCGCGGCCACCTTGCCGCTGCTGATGGTCGTTGCGGCCACCCAGACGCCAGAGCAGAACAGGCTTCGGTTCGGTCGGCTCTGCGGCGGCTTCTGCAACGGCAACAGGCTCGGCAGCTACGGCAACTTCCGTCTCAGCAGGTGCCTCGGCGGGAGCGGCTGTTTCCGGCGAAACGGCTTCTACTTCCTTAGCCGGCTCGTCAGTCGCAGTGTCGGCATCATCATGATCGGCTTTTTCGGCTGTGGCGTCCCCTGCCGGTGCGGCGGGCGCTGCAGCCGCATCCTGCTGAGCGAGGAAGGCCGTAGCCTCCTCCGCCTTCACCGCATCGGCACGATAGCCGAGACCCTTGAGGATTTCCTCCATGTCCTCGAGCGTCGCGCCGAGAATGGAGAGCATCGCAGTCGTCGTCGTGAAACGACGGCCATCATAAGCGCCGTCGGGGCGCGAAGCCTGGCCGGGCTTCCACTGCAGCAGCGGACGGATGAGATCCGCCAGGCGCTCGAGGATGTCGATGCGCACCGCACGCTTGCCGAGGAACCGGAAGCCGGCAAGCTTGTAGAATGTGCGCTCATAGCCCGGATCGGTGACGACCGAGGTGCGGCCAGCGGCCAGAACCGGAATCAGATCGCCATAGCCCGGCTTGTCCAGGCCATCGTTCTTCAGCGCCCAGAGGAGCGTGATGAGCTCGGCCGGAGCCGGCTTCAGCAGGGCGGGCACGAAAATATGATACGCGCCGAAGCGAACGCCGTAGCGGCGCATCGAGGCACGCCCGTCCTGATCCAGCGACTTCACTTCTTCCGTGACGTCGCGGCGGAACAGAACGCCGAGATTCTCCACCAGCTGGAAAGCCAGCCCCTTGGCAAGGCCCTGCAGATCTTCGGCACGCTGGAGATCGTCCAGCGGCTTCAGGATCGTGCTTATATGATGGTTCACGAAGCGCTCGATACGGGCGGCGACATGATCGCGCGCATTGCCGGTCAGCTGCTCGTCGGCGAGCAGGATGACACGCGGACGCATGACATGATCGCTGCCTGACAGACGCGCGACGGGGTCGCCGAGCCAGCGCACCAGGCCATCGGCACTGATCGCGAGATCGCCGTTGCCGGCCGCATGCATACGTGCGGCACGCGCCTCGAACTCCAGCCCCAGCGCCTTTTGCGAGGCGGTCTGGACAGCCTTGGCATCCGGCCCTTCGGTCCCTGCGATAGGCGTGAACCGGAATCCGGTCAACTGTCCCACATGATGCCCCTCTACGAAGACATCTCCATTCACACTGATTTCAGCTTCCAGCATCGCATTCTCTCTCAGGCGCTTCATGAGCACAGATGTCCTGCGATCAACAAAGCGTTTCGTCAACCTCTCATGTAACGCGTCGGACAATCGATCTTCGATTTCCCGCGTCTTTTCTTGCCAGTGTGTCGGATCGGCAAGCCAGCCGGGCCGGTTCGACACATAGGTCCAAGTCCTTATCTGCGCGATTCGCGCCGAAAGCGTGTCGATCTCGCCATCCGTCCGATCGGCGCGATGCACCTGTTCGGCCAGGAAATCCTCTTTCACCGTGCCATAGCGCACGAGATCAGAAAAGAGGGTGGCGATGAGATCAGCATGCTGGGCAGGCGTGATGCGCCGATAGTCGGGAAGCGCACAGGCCTCCCACAATTTCTCAACCCGAGCCGGGTTGCTGGCAAGATCGACTATCTCCAGATCGCGTGACAGATATTCCAATGCCTGCTGGTCTACCGCAGGCAGCGCGCGCGTCAAGCCCTGCACGCGAGGCGCGTCTTCCAAACTTGCACGCAACGCCGCGATCGAAGCGAAATCCAGTTCTTTGGTGCGCCATTGCAGCACCTTGACCATGTCGAATTCGTGTCCCTCGATCCGGCGCACGAGTTCGTCGTCGAAAGGATCGACCTGTCCCGTCACCCCGAAGGTGCCGTCCTTGAGATGGCGGCCGGCGCGCCCTGCGATCTGACCGAGCTCTCCCGGATTGAGATTGCGGAACTGATAGCCGTCGAACTTGCGGTCCTGCGCAAAGGCGACATGATCCACATCGAGGTTAAGCCCCATGCCGATCGCATCGGTCGCAACCAGATATTCGACATCGCCGGCCTGATAGAGAGCCACCTGCGCATTGCGGGTACGCGGGCTGAGCGCCCCGAGAACGACCGCCGCGCCACCGCGCTGGCGACGAATGAGTTCTGCGATCGCATAAACCTCGTCGGCGGAAAAGGCGACAATGGCCGTGCGCTGCGGCAGCCGCGTGATCTTCTTCTGCCCGGCGTAGAAAAGATGCGATAGCCTCGGCCGTTCGAGGACGGTAATGCCAGGCAGAAGTTGTTCAAGGATCGGCCGCATCGTGCCGGCGCCGAGCAGCAGGGTTTCATCGCGGCCGCGCAGATGCAGAAGGCGGTCGGTAAAAATATGTCCGCGCTCCAGATCGCCGGCAAGCTGCACTTCGTCGATCGCGACGAAGGAGGCGCGCGTCTCACGCGGCATGGCCTCCACCGTGCAGACCGAATAGCGAGCATTGGGCGGCGATATCTTTTCCTCGCCGGTCACCAGCGCGACATTGTGCGCGCCGACCTTCTCGACGACGCGCGTATACACCTCACGGGCAAGCAGCCGCAGCGGCAGGCCGATCACGCCGCTGCCGTGTGCCACCATGCGCTCGATGGCATAATGGGTCTTGCCGGTATTGGTCGGTCCGAGCACTGCGGTCACGCCGCGTCCGCTCAGGATCATGGGCTGCGAAGTCTGAGTCATAGGTCCGTGCATAGGCGAGAAACAGCCGTCTTCCGATCAGCCAGTTCCTCCTGGAGGAAACGAACAGATGACGACCATATGTGACAAAGGCAAGACCCGAATGAAAAAACAGATGCGGCAACATTCGATTTCATATTTGAGCGCCTCAACCATAAGCTACATTTACGCTGCATCCCATGCGAGTCCCGGCGATTCCGGAACAGCCTGAGAACGAATCGGAGACGAATCGCTGACTCCGCCATGTTCCTTATTTGTTCACGACTACATATGGATTTCAATGAAAAGATTCCCACCAAATGCTGAATCTCGTTTACAAGGCTTTCCGCAGGAAAAAGGAGTCAAGCGGAGAATCCTCAGCCAGCGAAATTTCGCGCCGCTCCATCGTTAACAATCTGTAAATAATAAAGTTTCGCATGAATTAGCGGACGGCACCAATATCCAGGCCAAAGCCGGAACGAATCGGCGACGAATCGCAGATTCCAAGCGATTCTGTTTCTGTTCTCCACAATATCTAGCATTTTCCCGGCAAGGCCATACCGGACTCTGAATGGTTGAGATGCGAATCCGAGCCGAATCTGCGATTGCGGTTCGTCTTTTGACGAGCGCAGCTATAATGAATCGACAAATGCACGCAAAAGGTGCAGTCGTTAACACAACGATCAAAGCCGGAACGAATCGGTGACGAATCGCGGATAGCAGCAGGTATCGCATTTGTTCACGGCTACATGTTGTATTTCGCCGGAGCAGCATCGCGACATAGAGGTCAGCTTCAATGGCAATGCTGTTGCGGAGGTCGCTGCGAATTAACGAATCCGCCCGCGAACACACCACCTGGACGATATTTGCCGGCGGCAGCATGCTTGTATTCGGCATGTCGGCAAACGCCAGCCGTTAACCAAGGTTCAAATGCAGAACGAATCGCCGACGAATCACGGACATCCGGCCTTTCTCGTTTCGTTCACCACAACCCATTGTATTTTAATGGTATTTTAACCATACAAACGAATTTGCCGCCGCGCTTGTAACCGTCACCCGATGCGATCCCATTTAAGGGGTCGCTAAGCATCCCAACTGCTGCGCGCGTGCATTTTTATTTCTTAGCCGGAACAATTGCCGCGCATGCAAGTTTCTATGAACAGAATTGAGGAATTCGTCCATTCACTGGAACAGTTTCGAGTGGGAAAGCTGGAAGGTTAGCGCCATATCGAACAGCGATAATGGCGGGATATTCGAGCCGGACGGACATGGAGGAGACATATCATGCTTGGTACGGTATTGCTTGTCATACTGATTCTGCTGCTGGTTGGCGCACTTCCCAGCTGGGGTTACAGCCGGTCATGGGGGTATGGCCCGTCGGGTGGTCTCGGGCTTGTTCTCGTCATTGTCCTCATTCTGTTATTAATGGGGCGCATCTGATCCGCAGACATTGTTCAAACCTCGCAACATCAGGGAGCTAACACCATGAAGAAGATTATCTTCGCGATCGCCCTCGTCGGCGCATTGGCGTCGTGCACGGCAACGGAAAAAGGTACGGCGATCGGCGCCGGTACCGGCGCACTGATCGGTGGCGTTGCCACCCATAGCTGGGGCGGCGCCGCTGTCGGCGCGGTCGCTGGCGGCGTAGTCGGCAACCTCATCGGACGTTCGGAAGAGCGTCGCGGCTACTGCATCTATCGCGACCGCTATGGTCACCGTTATGAGGCTCGCTGCCGCTAAGGCATTGCCTGACCGGCCGCCACCGGCGGCCGGTCAGGATGCGCTCTTGGAACAAATTCGGGGAGCGGCAGTTCCCTCAACAAAATCTTCTTTCCGCGCCGTCAGTCACGGCGAGTTGGCAGTGTTTTGAGAAAGGAACGGCATCATGGCCGCAATCATCGCAAGCATTGCAGCACTCGTGCTTACCGGCACCACTTTTTACGCGCTCGTAAGCGCGGCGAGAGCTCGAGATAGGGAGAAGCGGCAGGTTGCCCTTGAGGCCGTCATCCTGGAATTCAAGCCACGACATCGGCAGCAGGCCTCAATAAGAGGATGATTGCCGGCTGAGTTCAGTAATTCTGTTCGTAATGCGCTATGCAGGCTGAAGCGGCTCCGTCGCCCTGAACCGCTTTTTATAGCCCTTGCGCAGCTCCCAGCGGAAAACTGGCCAGCGCTTTTCCCAAATTGATTACACGAAGAGCTGGCCGCCATTGGCAGATATGGTCG comes from Rhizobium tropici CIAT 899 and encodes:
- a CDS encoding DUF3309 family protein — encoded protein: MLGTVLLVILILLLVGALPSWGYSRSWGYGPSGGLGLVLVIVLILLLMGRI
- a CDS encoding helicase-related protein — protein: MTQTSQPMILSGRGVTAVLGPTNTGKTHYAIERMVAHGSGVIGLPLRLLAREVYTRVVEKVGAHNVALVTGEEKISPPNARYSVCTVEAMPRETRASFVAIDEVQLAGDLERGHIFTDRLLHLRGRDETLLLGAGTMRPILEQLLPGITVLERPRLSHLFYAGQKKITRLPQRTAIVAFSADEVYAIAELIRRQRGGAAVVLGALSPRTRNAQVALYQAGDVEYLVATDAIGMGLNLDVDHVAFAQDRKFDGYQFRNLNPGELGQIAGRAGRHLKDGTFGVTGQVDPFDDELVRRIEGHEFDMVKVLQWRTKELDFASIAALRASLEDAPRVQGLTRALPAVDQQALEYLSRDLEIVDLASNPARVEKLWEACALPDYRRITPAQHADLIATLFSDLVRYGTVKEDFLAEQVHRADRTDGEIDTLSARIAQIRTWTYVSNRPGWLADPTHWQEKTREIEDRLSDALHERLTKRFVDRRTSVLMKRLRENAMLEAEISVNGDVFVEGHHVGQLTGFRFTPIAGTEGPDAKAVQTASQKALGLEFEARAARMHAAGNGDLAISADGLVRWLGDPVARLSGSDHVMRPRVILLADEQLTGNARDHVAARIERFVNHHISTILKPLDDLQRAEDLQGLAKGLAFQLVENLGVLFRRDVTEEVKSLDQDGRASMRRYGVRFGAYHIFVPALLKPAPAELITLLWALKNDGLDKPGYGDLIPVLAAGRTSVVTDPGYERTFYKLAGFRFLGKRAVRIDILERLADLIRPLLQWKPGQASRPDGAYDGRRFTTTTAMLSILGATLEDMEEILKGLGYRADAVKAEEATAFLAQQDAAAAPAAPAGDATAEKADHDDADTATDEPAKEVEAVSPETAAPAEAPAETEVAVAAEPVAVAEAAAEPTEPKPVLLWRLGGRNDHQQRQGGRGHGDRRGGQQGEGRGQQGNRRGGEQAAGEGNREGGRDRRDGRDNREARGNDKGPRGNREGGRPQHQGNRGDRQERGDRNDRNNRGASQPLRFEAKPPRKEKPIDPDSPFAKLAALKEQMKK
- the fdxA gene encoding ferredoxin FdxA, with protein sequence MTYVVTDNCIRCKYTDCVEVCPVDCFYEGENFLVIHPDECIDCGVCEPECPAEAIKPDTEPGLDKWLKVNAEYAAIWPNITVKRDPMPEAKEMDGEQGKFEKYFSANPGTGD
- a CDS encoding YMGG-like glycine zipper-containing protein, giving the protein MKKIIFAIALVGALASCTATEKGTAIGAGTGALIGGVATHSWGGAAVGAVAGGVVGNLIGRSEERRGYCIYRDRYGHRYEARCR
- a CDS encoding RNA-binding S4 domain-containing protein, with the protein product MTDEKQPFSGSRQRIDKWLFFARMVKSRSLAQVYVQNGSVRVNGERVVQPSFGIKAGDRIELSLERRDIVLIVRSAGERRGPFEEARLLYEDLTPPPDETKRLTPFEQALRAPGSGRPTKRDRRAIDRLTSDDD
- a CDS encoding CarD family transcriptional regulator, whose amino-acid sequence is MTTQQKKPSAARHGFKTGEAIVYPAHGVGTITAIEEQEVAGMKLELFVIDFEKDKMRLKVPVAKAMSIGMRKLSETDFVERALKVVQGKARVKRTMWSRRAQEYDAKINSGDLISIAEVVRDLYRAENQPEQSYSERQLYEAALDRMAREIAAVNKMSETEAVRLVETNLNKGPKRGKVVEEDDSQDEAA